A single region of the Leisingera thetidis genome encodes:
- a CDS encoding VOC family protein, translating to MTVKRIVANLPAAEVCEVQDFYTRLFDLDIVMDHGWIVTLASGTAASVQISIASHGGSGTPVPDLSIEVDDVDTVFARAESLGIDIVYGPADEPWGVRRFYVRDPAGKLLNVLAHTS from the coding sequence ATGACGGTCAAGCGCATTGTTGCAAACCTGCCCGCTGCTGAGGTGTGCGAGGTGCAGGATTTCTACACCCGGCTGTTTGATCTGGATATCGTCATGGACCACGGCTGGATCGTGACGCTCGCATCGGGAACCGCCGCCTCCGTCCAGATCAGCATCGCAAGCCATGGCGGATCTGGTACCCCGGTGCCCGACCTGTCGATTGAAGTTGATGACGTGGATACGGTTTTCGCACGGGCGGAAAGTCTCGGTATTGATATCGTCTACGGTCCTGCGGACGAACCCTGGGGCGTGCGCCGCTTCTACGTCCGCGACCCGGCCGGGAAACTGCTGAACGTTCTGGCCCACACTAGCTGA
- a CDS encoding GyrI-like domain-containing protein, translating to MIVTVPEHEIRERAAFRVVGLSVECSLEDTSAIPALWQSFNAREEDVLNAVSGAAYGVCCNADEAGRFKYLAGLEAVQGTPGMDFVEIPANRYAVFTHRGHIAGLPKTVYTIWNKSLPDAGLEPAEAPVFELYDKRFDPETGRGSVEIWVPVS from the coding sequence ATGATCGTCACAGTCCCGGAACACGAAATCCGCGAGCGGGCGGCCTTCCGGGTGGTTGGCTTGAGCGTCGAATGCTCACTTGAAGATACCAGTGCAATCCCGGCACTCTGGCAATCGTTTAACGCACGGGAAGAAGACGTGCTGAACGCAGTCTCCGGAGCGGCCTATGGTGTCTGCTGCAATGCCGACGAGGCGGGCCGGTTCAAATACCTGGCGGGCCTTGAAGCCGTGCAAGGGACGCCCGGCATGGATTTCGTGGAGATCCCGGCGAACCGTTACGCGGTTTTCACGCACCGCGGCCATATCGCGGGCCTGCCCAAAACGGTTTACACGATCTGGAACAAATCGCTGCCGGATGCCGGTCTGGAGCCAGCTGAAGCGCCGGTTTTCGAGCTTTACGACAAGCGGTTTGACCCTGAGACCGGGCGCGGCAGCGTGGAGATCTGGGTCCCGGTCTCCTGA
- a CDS encoding class I SAM-dependent methyltransferase produces MAQNIYDNPDFFAGYSQLPRQVHGLSGAPEWPAIQAMLPELTGKRVADLGCGFGWASRWFRDQGAASILGFDLSQNMIERARTDTEVSGIEYRIADLETLELPEAAFELFYSALAFHYVQDFDRLIRMIHAALAPGGDLVFTIEHPIFMAAARPQWTLDEDGRKTWPVNGYSIEGGRRTDWFAKGVLKHHRTLATTINTLIGAGFELRRVEEFAPAPEQIAEIPELAEELERPMMLLVSAHKN; encoded by the coding sequence ATGGCACAGAATATCTACGACAATCCCGATTTCTTCGCTGGCTACAGCCAGCTACCCCGACAGGTTCACGGGCTGAGTGGTGCGCCGGAATGGCCCGCAATCCAAGCCATGCTGCCTGAGCTGACCGGCAAGCGCGTGGCTGACTTGGGCTGCGGCTTCGGCTGGGCTTCACGCTGGTTTCGCGACCAGGGGGCGGCTTCTATTCTTGGCTTTGATCTGTCACAGAACATGATCGAACGTGCAAGAACCGACACCGAGGTGTCCGGAATCGAATACCGCATAGCCGATCTGGAAACGCTCGAACTGCCCGAGGCGGCGTTCGAACTTTTCTACAGCGCCCTGGCCTTCCACTATGTGCAGGATTTCGACCGGCTGATCCGCATGATACACGCAGCGCTGGCGCCCGGCGGGGATCTGGTCTTCACCATTGAGCACCCGATCTTCATGGCGGCCGCCCGTCCGCAGTGGACGCTGGACGAAGACGGCCGCAAGACCTGGCCGGTCAATGGCTATTCTATTGAGGGTGGACGCCGCACAGATTGGTTCGCCAAGGGTGTATTGAAACACCATCGGACTTTGGCCACTACCATCAACACGCTGATCGGCGCGGGGTTCGAGCTGCGCCGGGTGGAAGAGTTCGCGCCCGCACCAGAACAGATTGCAGAGATCCCGGAGCTGGCTGAAGAGCTGGAGCGGCCGATGATGCTATTGGTTTCGGCTCACAAGAACTGA